The Pirellulales bacterium genome contains the following window.
TGGATCGGGTCATGACGAAAATATCGCGTCGTGTCGTTCATCCAGCCCATGTTCCATTTCAGGCTGAAGCCTAATCCGCCGACGTACGTGGGTCGCGACACGCCGGGCCAGGCCGTCGATTCTTCGGCGATCGTCAGCGTGCCTGGATACTGAGAGTGCGTTTGCACGTTCAGTTCCTTGAGCAGGTCGATCGCCTCGAGGTTCTCGCGGCCGCCGAACTGATTAGGAATCCATTGGCCGGGCTCGCGGCTGTAGTCCAGGTAGATCATCGATGCCACGGCATCGACGCGCAGCCCATCGATGTGATACTTGTCGAGCCAGAACAGGGCGTTGGACAGCAGGAAGTTGCGGACTTCGTGCCGGCCGTAGTTGAAGATCAGCGTGCCCCAGTCCTTGTGCTCGCCCTTGCGGGGATCGGCATGCTCATAGAGCGCCGTGCCGTCAAAGCGGGCCAGGCCGTGCCCGTCGCGCGGGAAGTGCGCGGGCACCCAGTCCAGGATCACGCCCAGGCCGCTTTGATGGCAGTGATCGACGAAATACATGAAATCTTCGGGCGTGCCGTACCGGCTCGTCGGCGCGAAATAGCCGACCGTCTGATATCCCCAGCTTCCCGAGAAGGGATGTTCGGCGACCGGCAGCAGCTCCAGATGCGTGAAGCCCATTTCCTTGGCGTAGTCGACCAGGTCGTGGGCCAACTCGCGGTAGGTCATCCAGCGATGATGGTCATCGCCTGGCCGGCGCCAGCTTCCCAGGTGGACTTCATAGAACGAGAGGGGAGCATCGAACTTGTTGATGTCCTGGCGGCGGGTCATCCAATCGCGGTCGGCCCACTGGTACCGGTCCAAGCTCACGACCTTCGACGCGGTGCGCGGCGGCAGTTCGGCGGCAAAACCGTAGGGGTCCGATTTCTCGAACACTTCGCCGCCGTGCTTGACGCGATATTTGTACAGCGTCCCTTCGCCCAGGCCGGGCACGAACAATTCCCAGAAGCCGCTGGGAATGTGCTTCCGCATGGGATGCCGGCGGCCGTCCCAATTGTTGAAGTCGCCAATGACGCTGACGCTGGTGGCGTTTGGCGCCCAGACGGCGAAATTCACGCCCTGCACGCCGTCGACCGTGCGCAGCTGTGCGCCCAGTCGGTCGTAGCTGCGCCAGTGCGTTCCCTCGCTCAGCAGGTACAGGTCGTACTCCGTCAGGACGTTAGGAAACGCGTACGGATCGTGCATGCTCGTGCGGTTGCCGCTTTCGTCGGTCGTTTGCAGTAGATACTTGTTGGCCGAACCGTTCGCCGGCAATGGACAGATCGCTTCGAACAAGCCGGCCGGGTGGATGCGGCGCATCGGCTGCGGCACACCCGGCGCCTGCGCCGGGTCGACCACCCACGCCTGGGCCGAGTGAGGCAGATACGCCCGCACCGCCAACGCCTGCCGCCCCTGATCTTCGACCACGTGGGGGCCGAGCAGTCCGAAGGGGTTCTCGTCTCGTTCCTCGATCAGCCGCCCCACATGGTCCAGAGCAATCGTCGTACGCACGCTTCCGTACCTCCATGTTCGGTCCCAGCCGTCGCCCCGCTGGCACCGTTCGATTGTGGTTTTTCGCAGGTTGTTCGTCTAGCCGCCGGCCCGCGCGGACAGGCCGGATTGAGCAATTGCCGCAGCCTGGCTATTTGATCCAAGGGCAAGGTAGCAAAGAAGTTCCGAGCTGTGCGGCCGACAGCCACCAGCGCTCC
Protein-coding sequences here:
- the glgB gene encoding 1,4-alpha-glucan branching protein GlgB is translated as MRTTIALDHVGRLIEERDENPFGLLGPHVVEDQGRQALAVRAYLPHSAQAWVVDPAQAPGVPQPMRRIHPAGLFEAICPLPANGSANKYLLQTTDESGNRTSMHDPYAFPNVLTEYDLYLLSEGTHWRSYDRLGAQLRTVDGVQGVNFAVWAPNATSVSVIGDFNNWDGRRHPMRKHIPSGFWELFVPGLGEGTLYKYRVKHGGEVFEKSDPYGFAAELPPRTASKVVSLDRYQWADRDWMTRRQDINKFDAPLSFYEVHLGSWRRPGDDHHRWMTYRELAHDLVDYAKEMGFTHLELLPVAEHPFSGSWGYQTVGYFAPTSRYGTPEDFMYFVDHCHQSGLGVILDWVPAHFPRDGHGLARFDGTALYEHADPRKGEHKDWGTLIFNYGRHEVRNFLLSNALFWLDKYHIDGLRVDAVASMIYLDYSREPGQWIPNQFGGRENLEAIDLLKELNVQTHSQYPGTLTIAEESTAWPGVSRPTYVGGLGFSLKWNMGWMNDTTRYFRHDPIHRKYHHDELTFSLIYAFHENFVLPLSHDEVVHGKGSILDQMPGDLWQKFANMRLLYSYMWTHPGKKLLFMGDEFGQWNEWNYDTSLQWDLLQWESHQGVQRMVRDINQMYRREPALFEVDFEHTGFEWIDCHNCDESILGYVRRAKDPNDFLVIACNFTPTPRLQHRLGVPELCWYEEIFNSDSMYYSGSNLGNGPGIMAEELSSHGRPASIQLALPPLALTVLKPRR